In Argopecten irradians isolate NY chromosome 11, Ai_NY, whole genome shotgun sequence, one DNA window encodes the following:
- the LOC138334533 gene encoding LOW QUALITY PROTEIN: toll-like receptor 6 (The sequence of the model RefSeq protein was modified relative to this genomic sequence to represent the inferred CDS: substituted 1 base at 1 genomic stop codon): MEIHLCVAVKRKKKNPFVCSCENLDFLTWIEATTVIYKKETLLCVTTEGIQVTMGDFLETFDLFKDKCVSQTWLIVSVSTTVIFFVFGILTREAWRRSVWLRVMCRNPIETSKNKNDIYISYCDEDSTWMKNNLLPWLQKNEIEFICEDKDFTPGRDIADNIMDAIDSSRQTVFVFSYAALEREWTTFTMRLTYEYSFRDGKETMNTIILLDNIKRSEFPKLIRNNWDIFRPLNWPNENNTMSAKMAKAKSRFXEKLAKRIQRKNDVLMSTSVSESIL; encoded by the coding sequence ATGGAAATCCATTTGTGTGTAGCtgtgaaaaggaaaaaaaaaaatccatttgtgTGTAGCTGTGAAAATTTGGATTTCCTTACGTGGATAGAGGCTACCACTGTGATATACAAAAAAGAAACTCTTTTGTGTGTGACTACAGAAGGAATCCAGGTAACGATGGGAGATTTTCTGGAAACTTTTGATCTATTTAAGGATAAATGTGTGTCTCAAACATGGCTTATCGTGTCTGTTAGTACTACGGTGATATTCTTTGTATTTGGTATCCTCACTCGAGAGGCATGGCGACGTAGTGTGTGGTTACGAGTGATGTGCCGCAATCCTATAGAAACTtcgaaaaacaaaaatgatatttatatatcctATTGCGACGAAGACTCTACTTGGATGAAGAACAACCTATTACCTTGGTTGCAAAAGAATGAAATTGAATTTATCTGTGAGGATAAAGATTTCACGCCAGGCCGAGACATTGCTGATAACATCATGGACGCTATAGACTCATCACGTCAAACTGTATTTGTTTTTAGTTATGCTGCTTTAGAACGAGAATGGACAACATTTACTATGAGATTAacttatgaatattcatttcgTGATGGAAAAGAAACTATGAATACTATTATTTTGTTAGACAATATCAAAAGGAGCGAATTTCCAAAACTTATACGAAATAACTGGGATATTTTTCGTCCGTTAAATTGGCCAAATGAAAATAACACTATGTCGGCAAAAATGGCCAAGGCTAAGAGCAGGTTTTgagaaaaattagcaaaacgtattcaaagaaaaaatgacGTTTTGATGTCTACATCTGTATCTGAGTCAATTTTgtaa
- the LOC138335232 gene encoding transcription factor IIIB 50 kDa subunit-like, whose product MSDKTCTVCGENSIVQEAEGAVCMNCGTVQSEQSNFVSDAGDVGYQDPVYLHSVLPSHARQLKAKREQPIIKTCRKKLQYLCVKLSFRPEMVEAANSLFQRALQYKEFRHMLTYNKHILSHCCVYITGRQFNFPITIKEFCAITRQSVSDVARLHKRLISKLEIDIQYQSIASLITYHLSNPVFNRECHDMVKDIVKLYERRSKSNSPHRDVIIGLAAYLSWGSMNLIEYSKTKLTQFAKKHKFIYTAVWRERFKELNDILTDVGSRLPWITTTATPNFTVKHLKDILRFQNSLLLKEMLQNDCEIEEDESDNQNEEVQELNKEDCDGENAEENSQECMYILDDNDKSDKHEKNVGQPVSKRDGSDSVGLESADPKNVNFTELAGKTFVYHSTFRVITADLPQDGKK is encoded by the coding sequence ATGTCAGACAAAACTTGCACAGTATGTGGAGAGAACTCGATTGTTCAGGAGGCAGAGGGCGCTGTCTGTATGAATTGTGGAACTGTCCAATCAGAGCAGTCGAATTTTGTATCAGATGCGGGAGACGTCGGCTATCAGGATCCAGTATACCTTCACTCTGTACTTCCATCCCATGCCAGGCAGTTAAAAGCAAAACGGGAACAACCAATTATCAAAACGTGTAGGAAAAAACTGCAGTACTTATGTGTGAAGTTGTCGTTCAGACCCGAGATGGTTGAGGCAGCCAATTCTTTGTTCCAGAGAGCACTACAATACAAGGAATTTAGACACATGTTAACCTATAACAAACACATTCTGAGCCATTGCTGTGTATACATAACAGGGCGACAGTTCAATTTTCCAATCACGATCAAAGAGTTCTGTGCAATCACTCGCCAATCTGTATCGGATGTTGCCAGACTCCATAAAAGATTAATTTCTAAATTAGAAATTGACATTCAGTATCAGAGTATCGCATCTCTGATCACCTATCACCTATCTAATCCAGTGTTCAACAGAGAATGTCATGATATGGTGAAGGACATCGTGAAATTATACGAACGACGAAGCAAATCCAACAGTCCACATCGGGATGTGATCATTGGGCTCGCTGCTTATCTTTCCTGGGGTTCCATGAATCTAATAGAATACAGCAAAACTAAGCTTACACAGTTTgcaaaaaaacacaaatttatttataCTGCTGTCTGGAGAGAACGGTTTAAAGAATTGAATGATATTCTCACTGATGTTGGGAGTCGCCTCCCTTGGATTACTACAACTGCCACCCCAAATTTCACTGTAAAGCATTTGAAAGATATCTTACGTTTTCAGAATAGTCTACTGCTGAAAGAAATGCTGCAAAATGACTGTGAAATTGAGGAGGATGAGAGTGACAACCAAAATGAAGAAGTTCAGGAACTTAATAAAGAGGACTGTGATGGTGAAAATGCTGAAGAAAATAGTCAGGAATGCATGTACATActtgatgataatgataaatcaGATAAACACGAGAAAAATGTTGGTCAGCCAGTGTCAAAACGAGATGGTTCTGATAGTGTAGGATTGGAGTCTGCTGACCCAAAAAATGTGAACTTTACAGAGCTTGCAGGAAAAACCTTTGTGTATCATAGCACATTTCGCGTGATCACTGCAGACTTACCACAAGATGGGAAAAAATGA
- the LOC138335231 gene encoding toll-like receptor 3, translated as MDIKEFFTITCVLFTSVWQSSDSVPVCCRISNLQGKSHVICSGCGLLAVPKNLPTNTTVLDLSNNKFTSLERGSFPDLPLLKILYLQRNKLVRITSGSFDNVSNIQEFYLTDNKLEQFSMDMNVFEILKKLKTLKIQRNNFHIKKLYPEQALSTISKLEYLSMDIFDGFQFGKRIINQTNLRKLHLSSRGTGGVSLLNSSFDGLATSNVKELIIIAPFRKLQTNFLSPFGDLTTLTLRSTGTGVTLHDALGGLYGIRGRTMESLIIDGFRYKFTKGVDLRESDMYNLGTICARKIHLIANAISTIGTDAVTAWTTKTCIEELDMSENLFYLPQSLPLLVLFRSLVHLYATNCYPKTFGKRSILIPERIGFLPQNLTSIDISYSGFSGSIPNFTIETNGLKVLNVGYSVRHPRCDYVVIKGLVHLQELDMSGVDCSEVYPNAFSEIPNLSRLTARKCRLGSILGSNVPAIFKGLNNLSFVDISANKLQILNSQLFVDQKESLKYLNLSGNLLDHLPTQLL; from the exons ATGGATATCAAGGAATTCTTCACCATAACCTGTGTTTTGTTTACCAGTGTATGGCAAAGTTCAG attcAGTTCCTGTTTGCTGTAGAATATCAAACCTTCAAGGAAAGAGTCACGTGATATGTTCCGGATGTGGTCTTCTTGCTGTACCCAAGAATTTGCCGACAAACACGACAGTTTTGGATCTAAGTAACAACAAGTTTACTTCTCTGGAACGAGGTTCATTTCCGGATCTTCCACTGTTAAAGATATTGTATCTTCAAAGAAACAAACTTGTAAGAATCACATCTGGATCATTTGATAACGTCTCCAATATTCAGGAATTTTATCTCACAGACAACAAATTAGAACAATTCTCTATGGATATGAATGTATTCGAAATTCTGAAAAAGCTTAAGACattaaaaattcaaagaaataacttccatataaaaaaattataccCAGAACAGGCTTTGTCAACCATTTCAAAACTTGAATATCTTTCGATGGATATTTTTGATGGTTTTCAGTTTGGGAAACGGATAATTAACCAAACAAATTTACGAAAACTGCATCTTTCTTCAAGAGGAACAGGTGGTGTATCGCTACTTAATTCATCATTCGACGGTCTCGCCACATCAAATGTAAAGGAACTCATTATCATAGCGCCTTTTCGAAAACTACAAACCAATTTCCTTTCTCCTTTCGGAGATCTTACCACGTTAACATTGAGAAGTACAGGTACCGGAGTGACTCTTCATGATGCACTTGGTGGTCTTTACGGTATAAGAGGACGAACAATGGAGTCATTGATAATTGATGGATTCCGATATAAATTTACCAAAGGTGTTGACCTAAGAGAATCAGATATGTATAACCTCGGCACAATATGTGCCAGAAAAATCCATCTGATCGCTAACGCTATATCAACCATAGGTACAGATGCCGTGACGGCATGGACAACTAAAACCTGCATTGAGGAATTAGATATGTCAGAAAACTTGTTCTATTTACCACAATCTCTTCCTCTGTTAGTGCTGTTCCGTTCATTAGTTCACTTGTACGCTACAAATTGTTATCCGAAAACTTTCGGGAAACGAAGCATTTTAATACCAGAACGAATCGGCTTCTTACCACAAAATCTTACTAGTATAGATATTTCTTATAGCGGATTTTCAGGGTCAATTCCAAATTTTACTATAGAAACTAATGGACTTAAAGTGTTGAATGTGGGTTATTCTGTTCGCCATCCAAGATGTGATTATGTAGTTATCAAAGGTCTTGTCCATTTGCAGGAATTAGACATGTCTGGAGTCGACTGTTCAGAAGTGTATCCAAATGCGTTTTCAGAAATTCCCAACCTATCTAGACTTACTGCAAGGAAATGTAGACTCGGAAGTATCCTAGGTTCGAACGTACCAGCTATATTCAAGGGACTTAATAATCTTTCCTTCGTCGATATTTCAGCAAACAAACTGCAGATTTTAAATAGTCAACTGTTTGTAGATCAAAAGGAATCTCTCAAGTATTTGAACCTTTCCGGAAATCTCTTGGATCATCTCCCTACACAGctattataa
- the LOC138335229 gene encoding toll-like receptor 3 gives MADTKLLLTLCILLRTFPPSDALPVCCNTIEMPGETHVICSGCRLLGVPKDLPSNTTVLDLSNNNLASLERHTFPDLQMLKILYLQRNKLVRITSGAFDNVPNIEKLDLTDNKLEQSSIDMNVFEILKKLRTLKIQGNNFHISKVYPEQALSSISNLIVLAMDIFEGFVFGNGFWNQTSLQHLYLSFQGNGTVTLLNDSFDGLKRSNIKVLSIAAPFRKIETNTLASFGNLIKLKWENIAYTLTIHDALEGLYGIRGRTMNSLSIIGFRYRFTNGEGLRKSDMFNLGTICVKKLYLIGNAISTIGIDVMTAWTSKTCIKELDLSKNMFYLPQPLTLLGLFSSLTRLLIRHTAMRIFRKRSTFMRERAFFLPTNLTYVDIVDNPLSGYIVNITIAKNNLTVLKIGYPKNFRCEYGLIKGLVHLRELDMTGIDCSEVNPNMFTETPLLSRLTARQCNIERVLSRNTPAIFKGLHHLSILDVSSNNLHFIHKHLLADQKKTLKQLNLSGNHMDRIPTEILHNLTVLENLDISNNSISTLNYSQYTLLDEFKIKSIDFQIVLHGNPLLCNCENLDFLSWVEATDVIYKKRELLCMTSEGIRVPIAELLEHFDQFKDHCVSQTWLIVSVTITMIVIVLVILTREAWRRSVWLRVWCRYPMEDTKYTNDIYISYSDEDQSWVREKIAPWFDEKQIKYCCEDKSFNLGRDIADNIMDAIDSSRQTVFVVSYASLEREWLLFTMRLTCEYSFRVGRENMNIFILLNDIKKSEFPKLIRNNWKIIRPLRWPNKSNTTLDKLTGAQTKFWEKLSSRIVRRNCDFKSEHETESSL, from the exons ATGGCGGACACAAAGCTCCTACTTACGTTATGTATACTACTGCGGACCTTCCCTCCCTCGG ATGCACTTCCGGTTTGCTGTAACACCATTGAAATGCCTGGAGAGACCCACGTGATATGTTCCGGATGTCGTCTGCTTGGTGTACCTAAGGATTTACCGTCAAATACAACAGTTTTGGATCTAAGTAACAACAATCTAGCTTCTCTAGAACGGCATACATTTCCGGATCTTCAAATGTTAAAGATATTGTATCTTCAAAGAAACAAACTAGTAAGGATCACATCCGGAGCATTCGATAACGTTCCTAATATTGAGAAACTTGATCTCACAGACAACAAATTAGAACAATCTTCAATTGATATGAATGTCTTCGAAATTCTGAAAAAGCTAAGGACATTAAAAATCCAAGGAAACAACTTCCATATTAGTAAAGTATATCCAGAACAGGCTTTGTCATCCATTTCTAATCTTATTGTCCTTGCTATGGATATCTTTGAGGGTTTTGTGTTTGGTAACGGATTTTGGAATCAAACATCTTTACAACACTTATACTTATCCTTTCAAGGCAATGGTACCGTGACTTTGTTAAACGATTCATTTGACGGTCTCAAAAGATCAAACATTAAAGTATTAAGTATCGCAGCACCTTTCCGAAAGATTGAAACTAACACACTTGCTTCGTTCGGAAATCTTATCAAATTGAAATGGGAAAATATAGCATACACTTTGACTATCCATGATGCTCTTGAGGGACTTTACGGGATCAGAGGAAGAACAATGAATTCACTTTCAATCATAGGGTTTCGATATCGATTTACCAACGGTGAGGGTCTAAGGAAATCAGATATGTTTAACCTGGGAACAATTTGTGTAAAGAAACTTTATCTGATCGGTAATGCTATTTCAACAATAGGCATAGATGTAATGACCGCATGGACTTCTAAAACATGCATTAAGGAATTAGATTTGTCAAAAAATATGTTCTATTTGCCACAACCACTTACTCTATTGGGGCTTTTCAGTTCATTAACTCGCCTACTAATCAGACATACTGCGATGAGAATTTTTCGAAAGCGGAGTACTTTTATGAGAGAAAGAGCATTTTTCTTACCCACAAATCTTACGTATGTAGACATTGTTGACAATCCGTTATCAGGGTATATAGTAAATATTACTATAGCAAAAAATAACCTGACTGTGTTGAAGATAGGTTATCCTAAGAATTTTAGATGTGAATATGGACTTATCAAAGGTCTGGTCCACTTAAGGGAACTTGACATGACTGGAATCGACTGTTCGGAAGTAAATCCAAATATGTTTACAGAAACGCCTCTTCTGTCTCGGTTGACTGCCAGGCAATGTAATATCGAACGCGTCCTTAGTCGGAACACACCTGCAATATTTAAAGGACTTCATCATCTGTCTATACTTGATGTTTCCTCAAATAACCTGCATTTCATACATAAACATCTGTTAGCAGACCAGAAGAAAACTCTCAAACAACTAAACCTTTCTGGAAATCACATGGACCGGATTCCTACAGagatattacataatttaacGGTATTAGAGAATCTTGATATTAGCAATAATTCCATAAGTACATTAAATTATTCCCAATATACATTACTTgatgaatttaaaattaaatcgaTTGATTTCCAAATTGTTTTACATGGGAATCCTTTATTGTGTAACTGTGAAAATTTAGATTTCCTTTCGTGGGTAGAAGCCACTGATGTGATATACAAAAAGCGAGAACTTTTATGTATGACTTCAGAAGGAATTCGGGTACCGATTGCAGAATTACTAGAACATTTCGATCAATTCAAAGATCATTGTGTTTCTCAAACATGGCTTATCGTTTCTGTTACTATAACAATGATTGTCATTGTGCTTGTTATTCTAACGAGAGAGGCGTGGCGACGTAGTGTGTGGTTACGAGTGTGGTGTCGTTATCCGATGGAAGATACAAAATACACAAATGACATCTATATCTCATATAGCGACGAAGATCAGAGTTGGGTGAGGGAAAAAATAGCACCTTGGTTTGAtgagaaacaaattaaatattgcTGTGAAGATAAAAGTTTTAACTTAGGACGAGATATAGCTGATAACATCATGGACGCTATAGACTCATCACGTCAAACTGTATTTGTTGTTAGTTATGCTTCATTAGAACGAGAGTGGCTACTTTTCACCATGAGGTTAACTTGTGAATATTCATTTCGTGTTGGACgagaaaatatgaatatttttattttgttaaacgATATAAAAAAGAGCGAATTCCCTAAACTTATCCGGAACAACTGGAAAATAATCCGTCCTTTACGATGGCCAAATAAAAGTAACACAACTTTGGACAAATTGACTGGAGCTCAAACCAAGTTCTGGGAGAAATTGTCAAGTCGGATTGTAAGACGAAATTGTGACTTCAAGTCCGAACATGAAACAGAGTCATCTTTGTAA
- the LOC138335227 gene encoding LOW QUALITY PROTEIN: toll-like receptor 4 (The sequence of the model RefSeq protein was modified relative to this genomic sequence to represent the inferred CDS: inserted 1 base in 1 codon), which produces MADAKLLFTLCVLVQTFHPSDCVPVCCNIRELTRESHVICSGCRLLVVPYDLPTNTTALDLSNNNITVLKRDSFPTLPLLKTLYLRANRITRILSGVFEDLSNIEELDLSNNQHDHMSLDLDIFEPLKKLTNLKIQKNNFHLIKAYPENALSTLSNLKLLFMDIFDGFYFGDSFSSLEMLQGLELTSPNMDSLSIVNASFLGLRGSNITQLSIHGNIRNIEKNFLSPFNALRVFKIHAFGSRMDIHNALRGLYGLRGRKMNEIYMKGFKERFTKGYDLTKKDVTYLGSICVTKLSIIESGLSTISTNTMTAWTTKKCIKVLDVSWNMFNSPQMFSLVVLFSSLTHLDCTNTRNRGTSKRSISFHRERTLFLPENLIYMNCSFSRISGSLNNVRFERHNKLEVLNISYPNGHSSCPSNIIKGLPHLKVLDVSGFKCSSPNPWMFSVLPNLSRXVARKCDLGEVFATNSAFFMGLYNLSFLDISSNNINTFNIDLFNDQMNSLKTLELDGNYLSGIPYNLLRKLIKLQKLDMSNNFLSTVNHSEYSCLEELKSKSDDFQISLFGNPFVCNCEHLDFLSWLRLTNVIYKKDELVCSTSEGNLLKIVEFLESFDQFKDHCVSQTWLIISIIFTVVFFVLGILTREAWRRSVWLRVMCRVPAGNIAYTNDIFISYCNEDSSWVAKTLAPWLDDNEIEYFCEDKGFTPGRDIADNIMDAIDSSRQTVFVVSYASLQREWTTFTMRLTYEYSFRVERENMNIFVLLNNIQKSEIPKLMRNNWETIGPLRWPNKSNTTLDKLTGAQTKFWEKLSSRIVRRNGDFNSKHETESSL; this is translated from the exons ATGGCTGACGCAAAGCTCCTATTCACATTATGTGTACTAGTTCAGACCTTCCATCCTTCGG atTGTGTTCCGGTCTGCTGTAACATCCGGGAATTAACAAGAGAGAGTCACGTGATATGTTCGGGATGCCGCCTGCTTGTTGTACCTTACGATTTACCTACAAATACGACTGCTTTGGATCTAAGTAACAACAATATAACTGTTTTGAAGAGAGACTCATTCCCAACGCTTCCACTATTAAAGACCTTGTATCTTCGAGCAAACCGTATCACTCGAATCTTATCCGGAGTATTTGAGGATCTTTCTAATATTGAGGAACTTGATCTCTCGAACAACCAACACGATCATATGTCATTGGACCTTGACATTTTCGAACCTTTGAAAAAACttacaaatttaaaaattcagaaaaataattttcatttgatcaAAGCCTACCCTGAAAACGCTCTTTCGACACTAAGTAATCTTAAACTCTTATTCATGGATATTTTCGACGGATTTTATTTTGGTGATTCATTTTCCTCCCTTGAAATGTTGCAAGGATTAGAGCTAACTTCACCTAACATGGACAGCCTGTCTATTGTTAATGCTTCATTTCTAGGTTTAAGAGGATCAAACATAACGCAACTTAGCATACATGGCAACATTAGAAATATAGAGAAAAACTTTTTATCCCCATTCAACGCCTTAAGGGTATTTAAGATTCATGCTTTTGGTTCGCGAATGGATATTCATAACGCTCTTCGTGGACTATATGGACTGAGAGGGagaaaaatgaatgaaatatacaTGAAAGGATTTAAGGAACGTTTCACAAAAGGCTATGACCTAACGAAAAAAGATGTGACTTATCTGGGATCTATATgtgttacaaaattatcaataattgaGTCTGGTCTATCTACAATCAGCACCAATACCATGACTGCTTGGACCACTAAGAAGTGTATCAAGGTTTTAGATGTGTCTTGGAACATGTTTAATTCACCACAGATGTTTTCTTTAGTAGTTCTTTTCTCATCGCTTACACACCTGGATTGTACAAATACTCGCAACAGGGGTACCAGTAAGAGGAGTATTTCATTCCATCGGGAACGGACTCTTTTTCTTCCAGAGAATCTTATTTATATGAACTGTTCTTTTTCCAGAATATCTGGATCGTTGAACAATGTTAGATTTGAAAGACATAACAAACTTGAGGTGCTAAATATTAGTTATCCAAACGGCCATTCGTCATGTCCTTCAAATATAATAAAAGGACTTCCCCATTTAAAGGTGTTAGATGTGTCTGGATTTAAGTGTTCATCACCAAACCCATGGATGTTTTCCGTACTTCCGAATCTATCGC CCGTCGCCAGAAAATGTGATCTCGGAGAAGTGTTTGCAACAAACTCCGCGTTCTTCATGGGCCTGTATAATCTTTCCTTCCTCGATATTTCTTCCAATAATATTAACACCTTTAATATTGACTTGTTCAATGATCAAATGAATTCTCTCAAAACCCTAGAGCTGGATGGGAACTATCTTAGTGGAATTCCATATAACCTACTTCGAAAATTAATCAAGTTACAGAAACTAGATATGAGTAATAATTTCTTGTCTACAGTAAACCATTCTGAATATTCTTGTCTGGAGGAACTGAAATCGAAATCGGATGATTTCCAAATTTCGTTATTCGGGAATCCATTCGTGTGTAATTGTGAACACTTGGATTTTCTCTCTTGGTTAAGATTGACaaatgttatatacaaaaaAGATGAATTGGTGTGTTCAACGTCAGAAGGCAACCTATTGAAGATCGTTGAATTCTTGGAATCATTTGATCAATTTAAAGACCACTGTGTTTCGCAAACATGGCTTATCATATCAATTATCTTTACCGTGGTTTTCTTTGTGCTGGGTATCCTTACGAGAGAGGCATGGCGACGCAGTGTGTGGTTACGAGTTATGTGCCGTGTTCCTGCAGGAAACATAGCATATACAAATGATATCTTTATATCTTATTGTAACGAAGATTCTAGCTGGGTTGCGAAAACATTAGCTCCGTGGTTAGATGATAACGAAATTGAATACTTCTGTGAGGATAAAGGTTTTACACCAGGACGAGACATAGCTGATAACATCATGGACGCTATAGACTCATCACGTCAAACTGTATTTGTTGTAAGCTATGCTTCTTTACAACGAGAATGGACAACATTTACTATGAGATTAacttatgaatattcatttcgTGTTGAACgagaaaatatgaatatttttgttttgttaaacaatatacaaaagaGCGAAATTCCCAAACTGATGCGGAACAACTGGGAAACCATCGGTCCTTTACGATGGCCAAATAAAAGTAATACAACTTTGGACAAATTAACTGGAGCACAAACCAAGTTCTGGGAGAAATTGTCAAGTCGGATTGTAAGACGAAATGGTGACTTCAATTCCAAACATGAAACAGAGTcatctttataa